A window of Cohnella herbarum contains these coding sequences:
- a CDS encoding cadherin-like beta sandwich domain-containing protein: protein MRKWRRFMASILAFMLVTTSLSLLFRGQAYAANGDIIVTVAGTGSYGSSGDGGLATDAEIKDPRGIVFDSNGNLYIADSGGNRVRKVDKSTGIITTVAGTGAQGFSGDGGQAEDAQLAYPSGIAFDAAGNLYISDTGNNRVRRVDADDGIITTVAGTGNKGYLGDNGPATFADLNGPTALAFDRAGNLYIADTGNNRVRKVSTSGTIITVAGTGTGQPSEGAYSGDGGPASANQLNFPYGLAVDSVDNLYISDSNNHRIRMVAASTGNISTVTGVGYPGYSPDRTDAEHAYISIPIGLAMDSNDNLYIADAGNSRIRILNKASNTVSTIAGNGSFAYSGDGIVATASPMNLPAAVALHSSGTLYIADSSNNRIRRLAPSNNSNLSGLTLSSGSLSPGFVSGTTSYTASVSLSVYSVTVTPTVSDVDATVTVDSAPVTSGTASGAINLSVGANLIPIEVTAHDGTAKTYTVTVTRASDDASLSGLALSSGTLSPTFAWGTTGYSASVANNVNSITVTPTVSDSNATVTVDGVGVASGAASGAISLNVGANAIPVVVTAQDGTTISTYTVTVTRAPSNDASLSGLALSSGTLSPTFAWGTTGYAASVANAVGSITVTPTVSDSNATVTVDGVEVASGAASGAISLNVGANAIPVVVTAQNGTTISTYTVTVTRAPSNDASLSGLALSSGTLSPTFASGTTGYAASVANAVGSITMMPTVSHSNATVTVDGVGVASGAASGAISLIVGANAIPVVVTAQDGTTTSTYTVTVTRAPAATSGGGISVSRSNDARLSGLTLSSGSLSPAFASGTTSYSVSVANSVSSLTVAPSVTDRVATVKVNGAAVSSGSASGAISLKTGDNSILVTVTAEDGTTKSYMLTVTRASDNIASPVSRGPLLNEKIANAPKVRESSLTALQANEYKPFADVKESRWSFEAIQVAQRLGIVQGKPDGNFHGADSITRAEFTAMVANALYLDTASGASTALSDTKGHWAEPSIGALTAAGVIEGMGDGTFKPNQQISRAEISAILARLMIFDESIGNASFADTTGNWARQWIELLAGADVVKGQGDNKFNPSAYATREQAVALILRMLAVCRNVDLQWID from the coding sequence ATGCGTAAATGGAGACGGTTTATGGCCTCTATATTGGCTTTTATGTTAGTGACGACATCCTTGTCTCTGTTGTTCAGGGGACAAGCTTATGCGGCGAACGGCGATATTATTGTCACGGTAGCGGGCACGGGAAGCTACGGCTCTTCGGGAGATGGGGGCTTGGCGACGGATGCGGAAATCAAAGATCCGAGAGGCATTGTTTTCGATAGCAACGGCAATCTGTATATTGCGGATAGCGGCGGCAATCGCGTTCGTAAAGTCGATAAATCGACCGGGATCATTACGACGGTGGCGGGCACCGGGGCTCAAGGGTTCTCGGGAGACGGAGGGCAGGCGGAGGATGCCCAGTTGGCGTATCCGAGCGGCATCGCGTTCGATGCCGCCGGCAATCTGTATATCTCGGATACCGGCAATAACAGGGTACGGAGAGTGGATGCCGACGATGGCATTATCACCACGGTTGCAGGTACGGGGAACAAGGGGTATTTGGGAGACAATGGCCCGGCGACGTTTGCCGATTTAAACGGTCCTACTGCCCTGGCGTTCGATAGGGCGGGGAATCTCTATATCGCGGATACGGGCAATAACCGGGTTCGAAAAGTAAGCACGTCAGGGACAATTATCACGGTTGCAGGCACTGGAACAGGGCAACCGAGCGAAGGGGCTTATTCCGGAGATGGCGGACCTGCTAGTGCGAATCAATTGAATTTTCCCTACGGACTGGCGGTCGACAGCGTCGACAATCTATATATTTCAGACTCCAATAATCATAGAATTCGGATGGTGGCAGCTTCAACGGGGAACATCTCCACCGTGACCGGCGTTGGCTACCCTGGCTATTCGCCGGATAGAACGGATGCCGAACATGCGTATATTAGCATACCTATCGGATTGGCGATGGACAGTAACGATAATTTGTATATCGCCGATGCGGGCAACAGTCGGATTCGGATATTGAATAAGGCATCGAATACCGTCTCCACGATTGCGGGCAACGGAAGCTTTGCTTATTCTGGAGACGGGATAGTGGCGACTGCTTCCCCGATGAATTTACCGGCGGCGGTCGCATTGCATAGTAGCGGGACGCTGTACATCGCGGACTCGAGCAATAATCGAATTCGGCGTCTTGCTCCCTCCAACAATTCGAACTTGAGCGGGTTGACGTTATCCAGCGGCAGTCTAAGCCCTGGTTTCGTATCGGGCACGACGAGTTATACGGCTAGCGTATCGCTCAGCGTATATAGCGTCACTGTCACGCCTACGGTAAGCGACGTCGACGCGACGGTAACCGTCGATAGCGCGCCGGTGACAAGCGGAACGGCATCGGGCGCGATCAACCTGAGCGTAGGAGCTAATCTGATTCCAATCGAAGTTACGGCGCATGATGGAACGGCGAAGACGTATACCGTGACGGTAACGCGCGCGTCGGATGACGCGAGCTTGAGCGGTTTGGCGCTATCGAGCGGCACTCTAAGCCCGACGTTCGCATGGGGCACGACAGGTTATTCGGCAAGCGTGGCAAACAACGTAAATAGCATTACGGTGACGCCAACGGTGAGTGATAGCAACGCAACGGTGACGGTTGATGGCGTTGGAGTAGCAAGCGGAGCGGCCTCGGGTGCGATTAGCTTGAACGTAGGCGCGAACGCGATCCCGGTCGTGGTGACGGCGCAAGATGGAACGACAATTAGCACGTACACCGTGACGGTAACTAGGGCGCCGAGCAACGATGCGAGCTTGAGCGGTTTGGCGCTGTCGAGCGGTACTCTAAGCCCGACGTTTGCATGGGGCACGACAGGTTATGCGGCAAGTGTGGCGAACGCCGTTGGCAGCATTACGGTGACGCCGACGGTGAGTGATAGCAACGCAACGGTGACGGTAGATGGCGTTGAGGTGGCAAGCGGAGCGGCCTCGGGTGCGATTAGCTTGAACGTAGGCGCGAACGCGATCCCGGTCGTGGTGACGGCGCAAAATGGAACGACAATTAGCACGTACACCGTGACGGTAACTAGGGCGCCGAGCAACGATGCGAGCTTGAGCGGGTTAGCGCTATCGAGCGGCACTCTAAGCCCGACGTTCGCATCCGGCACGACAGGTTATGCGGCAAGTGTGGCGAACGCCGTTGGCAGCATTACGATGATGCCGACGGTGAGTCATAGCAACGCAACGGTGACGGTAGATGGCGTTGGAGTGGCAAGCGGAGCGGCCTCAGGTGCGATTAGTTTAATCGTAGGTGCGAACGCAATCCCGGTCGTGGTAACGGCGCAAGACGGAACGACCACGAGCACGTACACCGTAACGGTGACGAGGGCTCCAGCGGCAACGAGCGGGGGCGGCATCAGCGTCAGCAGGAGCAATGACGCGCGCCTAAGTGGGTTAACGCTGTCGAGCGGCAGCCTGAGCCCGGCGTTCGCATCGGGCACGACGAGTTATTCGGTCAGCGTGGCAAATAGCGTAAGCAGCTTGACTGTCGCGCCGTCGGTTACAGACCGCGTGGCAACGGTGAAGGTGAACGGTGCGGCTGTGTCGAGCGGTTCGGCCTCGGGCGCCATTAGTCTCAAGACCGGAGACAATTCGATCTTGGTCACGGTAACGGCGGAGGACGGCACGACGAAATCTTACATGCTCACCGTAACGAGAGCGAGCGACAATATCGCATCGCCTGTATCTCGCGGGCCATTGCTGAACGAGAAGATCGCGAATGCGCCGAAGGTGAGAGAATCCTCGTTAACCGCGCTTCAAGCGAACGAATACAAGCCCTTTGCCGATGTGAAGGAGAGTAGATGGAGCTTCGAAGCGATTCAAGTCGCCCAGCGCTTGGGCATCGTTCAAGGGAAACCCGACGGGAACTTCCATGGCGCAGATTCCATAACGCGCGCCGAATTCACCGCAATGGTAGCGAACGCGCTGTATCTCGATACGGCGAGCGGTGCGAGCACAGCCTTATCCGATACCAAGGGTCACTGGGCGGAACCGTCTATTGGCGCTTTGACTGCCGCGGGCGTCATTGAAGGTATGGGCGACGGGACTTTCAAGCCGAATCAGCAGATTTCCCGGGCCGAGATTTCAGCAATTCTAGCACGGCTCATGATTTTCGATGAGTCTATTGGCAATGCCTCATTCGCGGATACGACCGGCAACTGGGCACGTCAATGGATTGAACTGCTGGCTGGCGCGGACGTGGTGAAGGGTCAAGGCGACAACAAGTTTAATCCGAGCGCCTACGCGACGCGCGAGCAGGCAGTCGCCTTAATTCTGCGTATGCTGGCCGTCTGTCGCAACGTCGATCTTCAATGGATAGATTAA